In Crassostrea angulata isolate pt1a10 chromosome 6, ASM2561291v2, whole genome shotgun sequence, a genomic segment contains:
- the LOC128188512 gene encoding leucine-rich repeat-containing protein 4C-like produces the protein MSLRFLVVVLAVCYSVYGNPQGCSYDSTELLHTCNARAWSLPLAFGTFSPQPQRILLREVDGELPNGSPSGPTFSGFSSINTGTFDSNYAPELIIRCTSNGQLIITQAAFTDMGWVEELTIEDCDILSLPVQVFQNFGNINRFAIIGGSIDAMVGDSFTGMNVEKMTTVPDPRGEFIIRNSRLVSGGFAFGALFSQANATRVIIENANLKSIQTDMFYALQKMTYLSLSNNPYTYLPTDLFKGINSLTTVDLYGISWACTCTNIWPPTWLGSNNITMNGDAVCGSPTAYENVKMSYYEKEQCPQQDVCAKAGQTGFVVGSVCVTILDVVNYALLFTTFVLSLVALGLVIHTKRQVGSAKDSKQKGKPAAKGSAIRRSSASWNKVTDAQSQG, from the exons ATGTCTCTACGATTTTTGGTCGTAGTTTTGGCTGTGTGTTACAGCGTGTATGGAAATCCTCAGGGTTGTTCTTACGATTCCACGGAACTCCTCCACACGTGTAATGCTCGAGCCTGGTCCTTACCGCTGGCCTTTGGAACCTTCTCTCCTCAACCACAAAGAATTCTTCTACGTGAAGTAGATGGAGAACTCCCAAACGGCTCACCAAGCGGTCCAACCTTTTCTGGATTCTCCTCCATCAACACGGGAACGTTTGATTCCAACTATGCCCCAGAACTGATCATTAGGTGTACCTCTAATGGCCAGTTAATCATCACCCAGGCCGCTTTCACCGACATGGGATGGGTAGAGGAGTTGACGATAGAAGACTGCGACATTCTCTCTCTTCCTGTTCAAGTCTTTCAAAATTTCGGAAACATTAACCGTTTTGCCATCATTGGCGGGTCCATTGATGCGATGGTAGGAGATAGCTTTACTGGGATGAATGTCGAAAAAATGACCACGGTGCCTGATCCTAGAGGGGAGTTTATTATCCGGAACAGCCGACTTGTATCAGGAGGTTTTGCTTTTGGCGCCCTTTTCTCGCAGGCAAACGCAACCCGCGTCATCATCGAAAATGCCAATCTGAAATCCATCCAGACCGATATGTTCTATGCCCTACAGAAGATGACCTACCTGTCTCTGAGTAACAATCCCTATACTTACCTACCCACAGATCTGTTCAAGGGAATCAACTCGTTGACCACGGTGGACTTATACGGCATTTCCTGGGCGTGCACTTGTACAAACATCTGGCCACCTACGTGGTTGGGAAGCAACAACATCACCATGAACGGAGATGCTGTATGCGGCAGCCCAACAGCGTATGAAA ATGTAAAAATGTCCTATTATGAAAAAGAACAGTGTCCTCAACAAGATGTTTGCGCAAAAGCCGGACAAACAG GTTTCGTCGTGGGAAGCGTGTGTGTGACCATTCTGGACGTGGTCAACTACGCCCTACTGTTCACTACCTTCGTCCTCTCCCTCGTGGCCCTTGGGCTGGTCATCCACACCAAGAGACAAGTAGGTAGCGCCAAGGACTCCAAACAGAAAGGCAAACCCGCCGCCAAAGGTTCCGCGATCCGGCGCTCCAGTGCCAGCTGGAACAAAGTCACCGACGCCCAAAGCCAGGGCTAG